From Calliphora vicina chromosome 3, idCalVici1.1, whole genome shotgun sequence:
taaattatttatagataGATAATCCaaattaaagtaataaatttcaccacaaagttttattttaataaatttacacaTCCTTTTATAGTCTACAACTCCAGAAACATGTATAAATATGTTGGCAAGTTCATCATTTTATTAGTCGTACAAAGAACCTTAGAGCCTAAAGTACTTTTgcaatatgaaattatttcaaattattgttGCAGTTTCCTGCATTATTGCCTTCGCCATGGCAACTCCAGGCAATGTAAGTTCATATCCTgcaagaaatttttaatatattgtaaatatttgtaatataatttaattaaatttgttttacagaATGCAATTACGGGAAATGGTAATGCTCAGAATACACAGAAGAATAGCGATTTCGGTTTTAAAATATTGGGATAATTTACAGATATTTATATGAATGATattattgttataaataaatggtAAAATGACATcttaattgtaatttattttgttaaatcttTGTTACTGTCAGAATTTACTGATAAGATTATATGAGGGTGGCCTGtgactttttaaatttcccggctcttaaaatttacactgacagtacacgcttgtaagcacatacaGTTTTCTCAAAATGAAAgatttcacttaattgtgaataaattcgaaaataatccttcgatttttatgatcgataactcattttgttcctattacatgtggctttgcgataaagtaataaatctgaacaatttctgtcgttttcgatttttcatgatttttttaaaaccaaaaaatttttttttttgttcagaaaattcagtggaatttattgttggggatataagctagttcctatgcgcatttcactggtttcTTAGGCCAAAtaatcaggaaaccttttcccaaaagaccttagaaaaactaaagatattatacaaataaaacactagagtgaatgagaattacagacactcaagctttatttgtaaaaatatcaaagcttaaacaaaacaccaacaataacagtgagtttatcttttccTACATTCCCTACTACAATTGGTTCAACTTAAACTTTAGCTTGTAAGTGGGTAaagacaaaacaaaacaaaaataaaacaacttgctttattgttttcgcatgaaaatcaaaataaaaaatatcaatataaaaaacaagtaagaacaagtaagggcttgaccgaccatactggtaaagcccgaccatataataccctacacaaaagaaaaagagcaaaaacattttttttttaaaatttcaataatttatatttttgggtgattttcggaagtggggttatatgggaactatgaccaattatgaaccgatcaccataaaatttggtcgtgtgatttgtgtctatatgaaagttaactacaggcaaatcccggtataacgaatctcactttaacgaaaatccgatttaacgcacggtcaatTTCGTAACATTGtctaccttatataacgaacgtttcaaaaattgtatgctcgaacaaaatcaaacaaacgaccaaatttttaatattgaaaacctTATAAAGCGAACATTTCAACAATTGTATTGAGCgtataacgaacagaaagtataaaaaaagtagtaaagaatgtaaaaataagaaaataagtccttacagtaccgttttcaatggttactctctttaataataattgctgtaatattttctatattggttttaattgcttcttttcacaatatcgaatgaatgatttcgttcgcattctaagcgaaaaaAATTGATTCGTTCACGTAATCATGAAGttagggaatccaaaatcagctttctttcgcttagaatgcgaacgaaatctttcattcgatattgtgaaacagtGTGCAAGTGTTCACATGAATTTAATATGGGAAATCGTAGAAGAatttcataaaaagaaaaactaaaaaatttagatgaatgaatgaaatatggaataacaaaattctcaacatgtattttgaagaaaataaacacaaacattttatcgcgactaagtgtttcctgtaaattatcttcacacaaatgaagtggaatctggaatcttcaaaatctgtttttatgaaatgtttgttctagagtttaattttctacaggttgaatcattttcagaatcgaaatcccttacaatgaaggctttattaatcgTGGATAATGCACCAAACCATCCTCCAATTattaaaaactactaaagataTTCAAATTTGGACGATATTCGTGTCTCCAAATGTCACACAGCTCATCCAACCAATTGATTAAAacgtttagttaaattccaatatagaaaaagttgtccaaatttaaaaaaaaaaacatctcgatataacgaatttttcaatttaacgaatgggcctgacaacatatcattccttataccgggatttgcctgtattttgaatttaatgtgtataccaacaattTGAAGAGATTTATGTACATTAAAGTGATTATGgagcgatcgtaacaaaatttggagagaaatttgtgtagatacctgaataaattaaacatttatgaccgataaagtccaatttcgagaggacatttatatgggggctaggtgaaataatggaccgatttcagccagtttcaataggcttggtccttgggccgaaaaaataatatgtaccaaatttgatcgaaatatcttcaaaattgcgacctgtactctgcggaaaaggtttacatgtacagccagccaaccagccatcCAGACTGACGGACTGacgaacatcgtttaatcgactcagaaagtgattctaagtcgatcggtatactttaaggtgggtgttagaccaatatttttgggcgttacaaacatctgcacaaacgcattttttatttccccataaaaaataattttttttctacaatttgttattataactccaaaactaatgagccgattaaaacgaaatatatatgtgaacatttttaCAGAGCatgtgaaaaatgttttcaaaattcaatcattcaaaagaagaactttaactaatcaattttatgcataacaaacaaaaaactaaaattttgtgaaaatgagcgaattcactttattgtgaataaattcgaaaagaatcaatcgatttttatgatcgatatctcattttattgttattgtatatggctttgcgatagaataataaatttgtacaatttctgccgttttcgatttttcattattttatatttcaaactttatattttcccataaaaaatatattttgtttcttcaatttgttattataactccgaagctactgagccgattaaaatacaattggtcaattcacaaggtctctaatcagtcatattgtcataatgtcgtaatatatcacgactcggcagctcggcttaaccgactcttaccaggtctctgctggttggttaagataacacaataaacatagcatacagagtagtattattttaggaaattttttgtttgaaaaacaataaaaaccattgtgaaatattaggacattatgacaatatgacatgataagagaccttgtgaattgatcaaatatatatgtaaaaatttgtagcATGGGGAAAAAtccttcaaaattcaatcattcaaaagaagaacattagctactcaattttatatatacatatgtatatatacaaaaaactaaaattttgtgaaaatgagcgaactGAATAAATTCGAGAATAATCCTTCGATTTTTATTATCGAcaagctgacccgacagacgttgtcctgtccaatttaaaaaaatgcttgtgttcgatttgaaGCGGTTTGAAATGTCTTGCAACAatagaatacatgtaaatcaatgtacatattttgagtttttatataagtaatacaattttggtctgaaatatgagtgattacagatcgagctccttttcttgattaaacgcttattggccaagttattagcaaatttatatattttgagtttttatataaaaaatcgatttttggtcagaaataagaatgatcacagatcaagctccttttcttgattaaacgcttattggccaagttattatcgatttaagatattgagagtttttatataaataatcgaattttggtctgaaatatgattgatcaaagaccgatgtattttgcagatgtatttaaaaaGTGGgagtattagtggacgtggagaatttttatttatgtaaaaacttttgcggactatgtattgcgaacattaaaaaaaatgatttaaatcgatccaggcgtcctgcgattttagatatatcgaaaaaaaattagcgTGGTCAagttttctttcagtaaaaacttaaattggattactatgatcatttaaacaaaaaaaattctaaagcgatgtagccgttttccgtttcgtaaaagtgggcgtggtcaatttttcattctgtaaaaacctaagttgggctatggccaacatttaaaaaaaaattgtttaaatcgatccggccgttctctacttatgtaattaccaacgaacgacatttgatttttatttatatagaagaagatATACGTCTTTAATTTATATctaaatacacacattttaaatttaaacattagaATAATTAATGTTTGACTGTTTATATATGGTtcacaatattttgaattatgatCAAAATAGTATGCGTATGTGGTATTTTTTTCTTCAGTACATTTTAGATATTACGTATACGCAGAGTAATCGTAAtaaactacacagaaaaaatacacaagtttcgttattggttgaatttcaaatacaaaaattattgaatagataattttcgtaattgaaaacacatttttgttatgttttatgttttcaattacgaaaattatcaattcaataatttttgtatttgaaattcaaccaataacgaaaattgtgtattcaattgtcaaaataatcaaattcaaaactcaaaattcaatagcaaaagttgacttctattttacgtacgttcgttaccacatgtttataattacacagaaaaaactatttattaaatatatttgtcacatattgaactggtttcaattacacagtacaacacatgattttgggactcaattctaacaattgcacgtgaaagtagacccaaaaataagaacttatgcatcattagttttgtcaatttggctgccgtaataatttaatgggcatacgaattttttttcctcaaagtggatttttatcactttttctatattttagcacggttatatatcgtataccgtacggaatatctcttttgtggctgaagcaaagttgtatatattgaatagtaAAGAAAAGtgcggaacatacctacccgaaaaagttgcatccagtgccttaaaaatcgcaaaaatgcccattttttaccaatttttcaccttttttgctcaataactggattacaaatccaattatggaccgaacaccatgaaattaggttgtgtaatttgtgtttatatgaaagttatttatcatgaattttgcttgtataccataatttttaacagatttattcactttaaagtgattttcggaagcgggtcttatatgggagctatgaataattatggaccgatcataaaaaattttgcacataTAATTTTCTCGGCACAAagacgaagcctgttgaaattggctgaaatcggttcattatttcacctagcccccatacaaatgtcctcccgaaattggactttatcggtcataaatgtttaatttatatatgtatctacacaaaatttcgctccaaataagttttatatatacaaaattcatgtcaccaaattttgttatgatcggtccataattattcatagctcccatataagacccgcatccgaaaatcactttaaagtgaataaatctgttaaaaatgatggtatacaagcaaaattcatgataaataactttcatataaacgcaaatcacacgacctaatttcatggtgtttggtccataattggatttgtaatccagttattgagcaaaaaaggtgaaaaattggtaaaaaatgggaatttttgcgatttttaaggcactggatgcaactttttcgggtaggtatgttccgtgcttttcttctactattcaatatctacaacttttcttcagccacaaaagagatattccgtacggtatacgagatataaccgtgctaaaatatagaaaaagtgataaaaatccaccttgaggaaaaaaaatcgtatggccattaaattattatggcagccaacttgacaaaactaatgatacagaaattcttatttttggggctactttcacgtgcaattgtcagaattgagtcccaaagcaatggactgaaaaatgttgtactgtgttatgaaataataacaaaaatgtgttttcaattgcgaaaattatctattcaataagttttgtatttaaatttcaaccaataacgaaaattgtatattcaattgtcaaaattatcaaattcaaaacacaaaattcaatagaaactatcagaaaattttgtttttgagcacttgaatacttgattcaattataaaataattgaaaccagttcaatatctttatatatataattcttctgtacgtgtgttagtaactgaactcctcctaaacggctgggccgatttagatgaaatttgttgtgtgtgtatgagtgggtccctggatggtttagattcacaattgtcctatataggaacaatgggcatggcacctcccatacaaagtaaaaatttattattgcatatctggagtactattcaaactttgtgtgagctatggcagaacaacgtttgccgggacagctagtgtgatatatatttgatttgaaacggtttaagaaataggtTTTTCTGTGTatcattatgaaaacttaaactcCATGAAATCTATCTTTTGCACTTAACATAGAGCTACCAAAATGCTATCGAATCGCAAAAAATTTGATaggaaaagttttgttttctatattctttggacatcaaaatcgtacgaacgtacgttcgtgacCCCAGGAAATGCCCATCTAAAATTTCtgtaaaaatctatttaaaatttaattttcatttatttattatatgtttAACGAAATATagttgaattaaataaatatatatggaaattaatataaatccaTCAACAATATCTTCGGCATTGTACTCTGAACCACAATTTAAGTACTAGAAAACTTTATGAACAGTCCGATGATAACCCGTAATTCAAATTAGTCTGGTGATTTCTTCTGTTACCGTTGCCAtttattatattctgaaaatattgttaatgatTTAAGAATATATCAGCGATTAAAAGATTGTGACTTACATAACCTGGATCACCGTATCCGGAATTAATCTGTTGATTTCTTCTGTTACCGTTGCCTtttattatattctgaaaatattgttaatgatTTACGGATATATaaacgtttaaaattttgtgacttACATAATCGGATCCTGTATTAATCTGGTGATTTCCTCCATTACCGTTGCCACTTATTACAttctgaaaatattgttaatgatttacatatatttcaataacaaTTCGATTTTGACTTACATAAGGATCACCCATTACACCAGCAACAATGCAGCCAATTACaacaattaattgaaataatttcatgGTTTTTTATCAAGATCGTATAACTTTCTTGCCGTTATGAATGGTATTGAAATATGtactgttaaatatttaaatttcccatccgtatttatatgttttaaactttagttatttttattagCAACTTGGAATATGCCATAGGCCTTTACTACAGACTTAATGTATTATTGAGAAAAATAACTGCGGtgtagtttaaaattaaatgcacgtgtacatatttatatataactaCAGAAGTATACCGatcatatattttataaaacaattctGCTGAACTTTATGAAGAACGGCCCATAATTAGTGATACCATGTGATAAACTGCAACTAGTGAACAAACTTTGAACCCCTTAAAGTTTCTAGTAATGTCCCCAAATGTTGTACATACGAATTTTGTATAGTCTTACATCATACTATCAAATTTTAAGGGGGTCAGTGTTTCAGATCAGAATTGGTCAAAGCTCCCACATAAGACACATTTCCAAACATAATTGTTTTAGTACATTAagctatttattaagaatagtTAGGATTGTTTggccgactatactttcttaattgttttataaatatttatatttaaatatatatgatcGATATACTTATGCAgttatatataaataagtacACGTGCATTTAATCTTAAACTTCACCACAGTTATTTTTCACAATAATATTCTAAGTCTGTATTACAGGCCTACTGCATATTCCAAGTTGctaataaaaataactaaagtttaaaacatataaatacGAATGGGAAATTCAAATGTTTAACAGTACATATTTCAATACCATTCATAAAGGACAGAAAGTTATACGATCttgacataaaatatgaaattatttcaattaattgttGCAGTTGGCTGCATTGTTGCTGGTGTAATGGGTGCTCCTTATGTAAGTCAAAATCTAATAgttattgaaatatatgtaaatcattaacaatattttcagaaTGAAATAAGAGGCAACGGTAACCGAAGAAATCACCAGACTAATATGGGCTATGGTGGACCAGGTTATGTAAgtcatattattttaattgttaatatattcgtaaatcattaacaatattttcagaaTATGATAAATGGCAACGGTAACAGAAGAAATCACCAGACTAATTGGTAACGTTTTCTTATTACTTTCGTTCAATATCATGTGGAAAAGAAGGAGGACAatgccaaaaaagtttttaatggattttgATTCATTTGCATATAGATTTAATTCaattacattttgttaaatttaataataaaagaatgAACATTTAATTCTAAAAGATGCATATACTGTtactgatttttgaaattataagaATTAAACGTTAAACAGCACAGTGGggaagaatcaaaattttttggaaataaatctggcatttttaaacggatgcactgtgggagaaatcaacaatttagtggcgcaaaataaaaaaaaaaactttcgcatatttgatttgttatgtagtttcaatctatagttgctgctgtacttaaaaatatttaacatttattaataacttcagtggtttggtattgacaactatttaaatgtaaaaaatatttcagaaattttttttatgaagaattggtttcaaagtttttattaagctggatagtacaaggttttctttaagttgtatttttacttttttttatgtagatggaatatgaggcttggtaaatcagaaaaataaaaatatattttccgctatttGTGATAACCAATGGCCATATTCAACTGcagtattatttattattattatacaatTATAACTGAGCCCAATGGGCCATATATAGTTAAcaaattttccactttttttaaaaaaagctacattgcaaaaaatttttaataataatgatataataaaaatttagaaaacttaTATCTAATCTTAAAAactagggtatacaaatattagacagaaaaataaatagtatagatagagataaataaaaaaccaaacaaaaacaaatctcAATTGCATACTGTATCAATTAGTTATACATAGTTAATAGAAatcattattttcaatataattaagaattttgcTTTTAAAGGTATTATACGAATATTCAAATGTTTTAAGAGAATTTGGCAAACTATTAAATATCCTAGCTACTCGCACATGGAATGAGCGTTCCAAAATTGATGTCAGTCTTGGTATTAAAATTTGGCGATTGCGACTAGATcgactaaaagaaaaaaatgaaatcaTCCGTGAAATATTTCCATTTCTGAACATGTTATAAAAACAGAATAAAAGTCTagattttatatagtttaaaaatgaacattttaaaaacctaCAAACATACACCGATACATGAGTACGGCGTCGTAAAGAGAAGAGGTAACGAATTACTCTATTAAACAATTTGGTGAGTTTTTTAATGTTATATCCTAAGGTACCACTGTATATTTCAATGCCGTACAAAAATATGGGCATAACTAATGAAtgaattatcattatttttatatacataggtAAAATCAAATTAGTATTATAAATCCTTCGTAATGCGTAATTCACCCTGgatataacaaaattaatagGTCTGTCAAAATTAAGCTTATTGTCCAACCACAATCCAAGACATTTGATATGATCAACAATTTGAATTGAACTACCATCAATGGTCAGGGAAAATTTCACCAAAGGTAAACCAAAAaccataacttttgttttcgaAGTGTTTACGAGTAACATGTTATTTCGAAGCCAATTACTTATATTAGAAGTAATGTAATTAATAATCTGTTGCGTTACAtcaaaaaattgtctttcaccacaaaaaagaaaaaacaaatcatCTGCATATGCAAATGGAATACAAGACGGAATATTGTCAAAATCTCCAAAAATGTCattaatgtaaatattaaataatatgggTCCAAGGACCGAACCCTGAGGTACACCACTTGTAATGGGTAAAATATGCGATACTTTATCACCAATCGAGACATACTGATATCGATTCATAAGATATGAATATAAAAGTTTACAGGATGACAATGAGAGACCTAGATTTCTATGTAGTTTTGAAATTAAGATGCTATAATCAACTTTGTCAAATGCTTTGGTAAGGTCCATTGATAAAAGAACATTATAATTACCATGGCTCAAAGATTGCCTTATAGTATCAGTCATTCCTAATAAAAGAGATGTCGTATTTCTACCATTTCTAAAACCATATTGCGCATCActaaaaaatgaaatttcatCAATATAATCTGTTAACTGATTTTTCAGCAGAACCTCCACAATTTTTGATATAACAGGTAGAATAGAAATCGGGCGTAAGTTTGAAATTTCATTAGATTCGCCGACCTTCCTTATAGGCACTACTCTACCAATTTTCCAACCTAAAGGAAATGTACAAGTAGTAATAATATTATTGACTAGATGCAAAATATAAGTCCCaatataaggaaaaactaatttcagaaatttaactGATATACCATCACAGCCAATAGCGTCGGATTTAATTGATTGCAAGGCAGCAATTAGCTCATCAAAGTCTACAGCTCGAAAAGAAAATCCATTATTATCAGAAAAAACATTTAGATCAAAATTTGCACATGAACTAGAACCTTGATTAGAAGAAAAatagtaatttaaattattaacatcaatataatcGATGTTAGTTGGAGTATCACCGATTTCATTCACACGAAGCGTGTTCCAAATTTGCTCAGAGCTCTTATCATTAGCATTACGAATAATAGTTTTTGCACGATTTCTTAAGCGACAAAAGTTTTTCCAATTCTGACCAGTCTTATCTCGTAAATACAAACGATAAGAAGCATTTCGTATTGACAAAATATTCCTGATATCAGGGGAATTAAACCATGTATCATCATTAAATTTACAGACTCTACGTCTTTTAAATGGTACAGCACGATGCATCTGacacaaatattcaaatatcaaaTTCGCCTGCTCATTCACATCAGCAGTATAGTAAATCCTATCAAAACTACaagaattaataatattttccaaGAGGCAAAAATCAATatcattaaaatcaaaatattcaacaaattcATTCACAGGCGGTACATTGATATCAAGAACTGCATATATAAATGAGTGTCGAGAAGTACCCGGAATCCTAGCTTGTCCTGATTGAAGAATGTTCATGGATGgagagaaaaaagaaaataatctatTAAAGATGTTGAGCCATATCTCACGCTTAGATGAGTAGGTAAAGAGTTATGATGACAGGATATGTTTAATCTATTACACATTTCTCTAACAGAAACTGCTCTCATAAggtcaaaaatattgttattgaagtCACCAACAATTACAATGTCAGTATATTTGGTCAAAACGTCGGTAATACTTTcctcaaaaattgttaaatcgCCATGGGGTAAATAAACTACTCCAACAAGGATTTCGCGGCCAGACAATGTCActtcaataaacaaaaattcagcAGATACATGATTACCGCTACCTCTTCTATTAACTCTATATTTAGTATCtctaaaaataactttaaatttaattttcctagATACATATAAAGCGACACCACCACCAGTCATTCCTGTGCGATCATTTCTGCAAATAACATAACCTGGAAGTGAAACCGCATTCGAGGATATTTTAGCCGTCAACCAAGTTTCAGTTATTCGAATAACGTCAAATagattatttttaagtacattTCTCAACTCATCAAGTTTGTTTGACGTACCACCTAAAGCAAAACTTTGAAGGTTACTGTgaccaatatttaaattattataataattatgcAATTGAGATTCAAAAAGGGAGTTGTCACTGACAATAGAGCCTAAATTACAATTCattctttaagaaaaaatatgcagaagtgaaaaaatataaatttttttgggaaggcataaaaaaatatttgaaatagtttaacaaaaaacttgtaaaaaataaattaaaaattatgaaaatattatattgataaaactactttttaaagcAGAAACATTATACAATTTAAGTTATATCAcaaattagtaaaaaataagTTTGAATAATAATTAAGTAACGGAAATAATGTTTCCTGCTTTAAAAAGGTACATCGCATGTAacctagcatgaagtcaattgtcactttagtgtctctgagtaacctttaaacatttattttgtactgtactATTTTACCAAACAGAAGTAATATATAGGAGAGTTGTCTTAGGATGTTTTGTTTACAATCGGTAATTAGACTATTTTTTACAATCGGTAATTAGACTGTCttttaaatgtacatatttttaaactgACTATTTGAAATCAATTAGGACCCGTAAATGTTGAAATATCTAGTTATGTAATTCATCAGGTAACCAGTTAAGTAGTTtataaggtaactgactctagtaaccggtatgtgaatccagtGAGTTAACTATGAGTAGCTTGTTTTCACCCtgaatgataggtaaaatcactagttcgggacactATGCAACTGCTGTGTTGTTTTTCGTGGCTACACTTAagttgtcaaaccggttttGGCATTATTCGAGAAACCGcatttttttgtctcgaattattcgacaaaatcgaatatttttgtttttatttattttcagattttatgaaaaattacgaagctCAACAAATTTTAGCATTAAAACATGTTCAACATCCTCACAAAAGAGGAATAAAAACTAGACtcgtataaaaaaacaaatgcagaCCGGCCCGCAAGATTGTGATTCTACTCTAAAAAaagatttgtttaaacaaatctcTGCTTTGTACGATGGGGCCAATGACCAGTTTTGAGG
This genomic window contains:
- the LOC135954380 gene encoding uncharacterized protein LOC135954380 isoform X3 — encoded protein: MKLFQLIVAVGCIVAGVMGAPYNVINGNGNRRNHQYNAGSGYNIIKGNGNRRNQQINSGYGDPGYNIINGNGNRRNHQTNLNYGLSSDCS